A section of the Styela clava chromosome 9, kaStyClav1.hap1.2, whole genome shotgun sequence genome encodes:
- the LOC120338908 gene encoding 10 kDa heat shock protein, mitochondrial-like: MAAKAFKKFLPLFDRVLVERSAPELTTKGGIVLPEKSVGKVLQAKVVAKGPGTKDKDGKLIPMSVDVGDSVLLPEYGGTKVLLDDDEYHLFRDGDILGKFES; encoded by the coding sequence ATGGCAGCAAAAGCTTTCAAGAAATTTCTGCCGCTATTTGACAGAGTGTTGGTTGAACGAAGTGCACCAGAGTTAACGACAAAAGGAGGAATTGTTCTCCCTGAAAAATCTGTTGGCAAAGTTTTACAAGCTAAAGTGGTTGCAAAAGGTCCAGGCACGAAAGACAAAGATGGCAAACTTATTCCAATGAGCGTTGACGTTGGTGATAGTGTTTTACTTCCAGAATATGGTGGCACAAAAGTCTTGCTTGATGACGATGAATACCATTTATTCCGTGATGGAGATATTCTAGGTAAATTTGAGAGTTGA